A DNA window from Brassica napus cultivar Da-Ae chromosome C1, Da-Ae, whole genome shotgun sequence contains the following coding sequences:
- the LOC111207254 gene encoding EPIDERMAL PATTERNING FACTOR-like protein 5, whose amino-acid sequence MIDEEGLITSVFSFAIFIHHSFTCLFEFGPIYSKLLNPKTYHHRFWLMGVVFRCSHRRFISTVVVFTLLFISFSYSATASPYQDLRGGLVESRKEAGGSGLPGRIVDQKRLGGPGSAPPICRSKCGKCEPCKAVHVPIQPGLIAPLEYYPEAWRCKCGNKISMP is encoded by the exons ATGATTGACGAAGAGGGTTTAATCACATCCGTTTTCTCTTTCGCTATCTTTATTCATCACTCCTTTACATGTCTGTTTGAGTTTGGACCAATTTACTCCAAACTCCTAAACCCCAAAACCTATCATCACCGGTTCTGGCTAATGGGAGTCGTCTTCCGTTGCTCCCACCGTCGTTTCATCTCAACTGTCGTTGTCTTTACTCtccttttcatttctttttcctACTCCGCAACCGCCTCTCCTTATCAAGATCTTA GGGGAGGGCTTGTGGAGAGTAGGAAGGAGGCAGGTGGGTCGGGTTTGCCGGGTCGGATCGTAGATCAGAAGCGGTTAGGTGGTCCGGGCTCGGCGCCTCCGATTTGTAGATCGAAGTGCGGGAAGTGTGAGCCGTGTAAAGCAGTTCACGTTCCGATTCAACCAGGTCTTATTGCGCCATTGGAGTATTACCCCGAAGCCTGGCGCTGCAAGTGTGGCAACAAAATCTCCATGCCCTAA
- the LOC111206917 gene encoding mitotic spindle checkpoint protein BUBR1-like encodes MVKRGKNLRVKELIEDIDEYDGDDPLFPWIKCVKWVQEAFPPGGECSGLLVIYEQCVRKFWHSDRYKDDLRYLKFTKGKWFILLKAEHCADAEVIYKFLEVNDIGRTLGLYYRDFGLHMEFKGKVKTANEIFNLGISRNAKPVEKLNDAYKKFIVRTMRRIKAVDDEPKENDLPSRSFGTVLSRGDNTNET; translated from the exons ATGGTGAAGCGTGGAAAGAATCTGAGAGTGAAG GAGCTTATTGAGGATATAGATGAGTATGACGGTGACGACCCTCTCTTCCCATGGATAAA GTGTGTTAAATGGGTGCAGGAGGCGTTTCCTCCGGGTGGAGAGTGTTCGGGTCTGTTGGTGATCTACGAGCAGTGCGTGAGAAAGTTCTGGCACTCGGACCGGTACAAGGATGATCTTCGTTACCTCAAA TTCACTAAAGGGAAGTGGTTTATCCTTTTGAAGGCGGAGCATTGCGCTGATGCGGAAGTGATTTATAAGTTTTTGGAGGTTAATGATATTGGGAGGACGCTTGGTTTGTACTATAGAGATTTTGGGTTGCACATGGAGTTTAAGGGTAAGGTGAAGACTGCTAATGAGATCTTCAATCTCGGGATCTCTAG GAATGCAAAGCCTGTGGAGAAGTTGAATGATGCTTACAAGAAGTTTATTGTGAGAACTATGAGAAGGATCAAAGCAGTTGATGAT GAGCCAAAGGAGAATGACTTACCGTCAAGAA